In Elaeis guineensis isolate ETL-2024a chromosome 1, EG11, whole genome shotgun sequence, a genomic segment contains:
- the LOC140859697 gene encoding wound-induced protein 1-like: MMRLLTGASPAETFKFVPLSIEALGSTVLVEGTDPARSVYWVHAWTVSADGIITQVREYFNTSVTVTRVGSGDSSSSTSKVPKTHCLPVWQSRLPDQARKSLPGLVLAI; this comes from the coding sequence ATGATGCGCCTCCTCACCGGCGCCTCTCCCGCGGAGACATTCAAGTTCGTTCCCCTGTCCATCGAGGCCTTGGGCTCCACCGTCCTCGTCGAGGGCACCGACCCCGCCCGCTCCGTCTACTGGGTCCACGCCTGGACCGTCAGCGCGGATGGGATAATCACCCAGGTGAGGGAGTACTTCAACACCTCCGTCACCGTCACCCGCGTCGGCTCCGGCGACTCTTCTTCTTCGACTTCCAAGGTGCCCAAGACTCACTGCCTGCCCGTCTGGCAGAGCAGGCTTCCCGACCAGGCCCGCAAGTCCCTCCCGGGCCTCGTCCTTGCCATCTAA